A stretch of DNA from Tsuneonella amylolytica:
CGCATCGATGGCACCCGCCGCTGCGGTCGAAGCCTTTTCGCAAACGATCGTCACGGGGTCCCGGGCGAACGATTTCGTCGCGCTTCGCGGGTTCGGCGAGGCTATCGACGCCTTGCCTGACGCGGCGGCGGCTGCGCGCCTGCCGGAGACCGTCATGACCGACGCGCTGACCCCCATCTACGGACGCGCGCCCGACGCGCGGCTGCCCGGATGAAGGACGATCTCGACCGCATCATGGATGTGATGGCGGCCGCCTTCGCCCCCGAATGGGGAGAGGCTTGGACCCGGCGGCAAGTCTCCGATTCCCTTGCGTTCCCGCACACCCACTACCGGCTTATCGATGTTTACGGTGCGATCCCTGCGAGCGCTGACCCCGCCGCCGGCTTCACGCTCGTCCGCTCCGCGCCGGGGGAGGAGGAGCTCCTGCTCATTGCCGTTGCCCCGCAGTGGCGCGGGCACGGCCTCGGCGGCGCACTGCTGGCCGACGTCGTCCGTCAGGCAAGAACGCGCAATGCGGAACGTATCTTTCTAGAAATGCGGGAAAACAATTCGGCCCGATTACTATACGAGCGGCACGGGTTCGAACCGATCGGAAGACGGCCGGCGTACTACCGCAAGCCCGACGGATCGCGCATCGATGCAATTACGTTCGGGTATACGATTGCCGACTGATCCGACATCGCACCAAAGTATTAGACAATTAACGGGTGTCGCGGGCTTGTCACAAGACGCTCCGTGGCCCAATGAAATCTCGTGCCGAGCGCGATTACTTTTTCGCCAAGGCATATCTCAATCGCACGAGGTTCACATGGAAACGCTTGAAACCGACATGACGGAGACGCTGATCACGCTGACGTCCGACATCGTCGCCGCACACGTCAGTAACAACAATGTCGAAGTGGGCGATGTGCCCGAACTCATCACAACCGTCTATCAGGCGCTTTCCGGTCTCGGCGGCGCGGCGCCGGTCGAGGAAGAAAAGCTCGAGCCTGCGGTTTCGGTGCGGTCTTCGGTCAAGAAGGATCATCTCGTCTGCCTGGAAGACGGCAAGAAGATGAAGATGCTCAAGCGGCATCTCATGACCGAACACGGCATGACGCCTGACGAGTATCGCGCCCGCTGGGGCCTCGGTGCCGACTATCCGATGGTCGCTCCCGACTACGCCGAAACGCGCCGCGATCTCGCGGTCAAAATCGGTCTCGGCCGGAAGCCCGGCCAAAAGCGCGGCCGTAAGAAGAAGTCGGACGCCTGATTCCCAAGCCTAACGCTTGAGACTTGCGCCCCGGTTCCCTAGGTTCCGGGGCGTAATTCTTTGGCGGAGCGCGGCTTGCACCAGACGATCGATCTCGAACAGCTCTGCGCGGACCGCGGACTGCGCATCACCGAACAGCGGCGGGTGATCGCCCGCGTCCTGTCGGAGAGCGAGGATCATCCCGATGTCGAGCAGGTGCACACCCGCGCCTCCGCCATCGATCCGAAGATCTCGATCGCCACCGTCTACCGCACGGTCCGCCTGTTCGAGGAAGCCGGCATCCTCGACCGCCACGATTTCGGCGACGGCCGCGCCCGCTACGAGGCCGCGCCCGAGGCGCACCACGACCATCTGATCGACGTGGAAACCGGTAAGGTCGTCGAATTCGTCGATCCGGAGCTCGAGGCCTTGCAGCGCCAGATCGCCGAGAAGCTCGGCTACCGGCTCGTCGATCACCGCATGGAACTCTACGGCGTGCGGCTCGACCGCGAAAGCTGATGGACCGCGCCCTGCCCGCGCCGCGCATCCAGCCGCTGGGCTGGGGGCTGATCGGGTTCCGTCTGCTGCTGATGCTGCTTATGCTGGTGGTGTGCACCCCGCTTCACTTCGCATGGCGCGCGGTCGGTGCCGGCCGGTGGTGGCCCCGCATCTTCCTGTCCGCCATCGGAGCGATCGCCGGCCTGCACATCCGAACGGAAGGGCGTGCGGTACCGGGCGCACTACTGCTGTCGAACCATGTGAGCTGGCTCGACATTCCCGCCCTCGCACACACCGCCGGGTCCGCCTTCGTCGCGCACGACGGGCTCGCCGCCTTCCCGTTTCTGAAGTGGCTGTGCGAGATGAACGACACGGTGTTCATTGCCCGCCACGACCGGGCGAGCGTCGCCGAACAAGCCGGCCATGTGCGCGCCGCGATGGCCGCTCGGGGTCGGCTGACCCTGTTTCCCGAGGGGACGACGAGCGACGGCACCTCCCCCATCGCCTTCAAGTCGTCGCTGCTCTCCGCCCTCGAACCCCTGCCCGAGGGTGTCGCTGTGCAGCCGGTCGCGCTCGTCTACGAGGATGCCGAGCGGATCGCCTGGGTGGGCGAGGAACACGGCCTCGACAACTTCAAGCGCATCCTCGCCCGGCTTCGGCCCATCCGGCTGACGGTTCGCTTCCTCCCGCCGCTGGGCGGGGCCGAGCTTGCGGGCCGCAAGGCGATTTCCGCCGCCGCACGCAGCGCGATTGCCGGTACGATGGCGCGCTAGCCTCCGCGGCGTATTTCGGCTAACCGCCCCGCCCCATGCAGACCTCCCCGCCCCCAAGGACCTACCGGGTCAAGAGCTTCGGCTGCCAGATGAACGTCTACGACGGCGAGCGCATGGCCGAACTGCTCGCCGCGCAGGGCATTTCCCCGGCACCCGAGGGCGAGGACGCCGACCTCGTGGTCCTCAACACTTGTCACATCCGCGAGAAAGCGGCCGAGAAGGTCTATTCGGACATCGGCCGCATCGTGAAATCGGGCGACAAGGCTGGCCGCAAGCCGCTGATCGCGGTCGCCGGCTGCGTGGCGCAGGCCGAAGGCGAGGAGATCATGGCCCGCGCCCCGGCCGTCGGCATGGTCGTCGGCCCGCAGGCCTACCACCGCCTGCCCGAAATGCTCGAGCGAGCCGTTGCGGGCGAGCGCGCCAGCGACACCGATATGCCCGCGATCGCCAAGTTCGACGCATTGCCCGAGCGGCGGAAGATCGGCCCCAGCGCCTTCCTCACGGTGCAGGAAGGCTGCGACAAGTTCTGCACCTACTGCGTCGTGCCCTACACGCGCGGGGCCGAGATTTCGCGCCCGTTCGCCAGCCTGATCGACGAGGCGCACAGGTTGGTCGATGCCGGCGCGCGCGAGATCACGCTGCTCGGGCAAAACGTGAACGCGTGGAGCGGAGAGGATGCTGCCGGCCGCGCCGTCGGGCTGGACGGCCTCATCCGCGAGTTGGCGACGCTGCCCGGCCTCCAGCGAATCCGCTACACCACCAGCCATCCGGCAGACGTCACTGACGGACTGATCGCCGCGCATGGCGAGGTCGCGAAGCTGATGCCGTTCCTGCACCTGCCCGTGCAGAGCGGATCGGACCGCGTCCTGCGAGCGATGAACCGCAGCCACACCGCCGACGGGTACTTGCGCCTGCTCGACCGTTTTCGCGATGCGCGGCCCGATATCGCGATTTCCGGCGACTTCATCGTGGGCTTCCCCGGCGAGACCGAAGCCGAGTTCGCGGACACACTGAAGCTCGTCGAAACGGTCGGATATGCCCAGTGCTTCAGCTTCAAGTACTCGCCCCGCCCCGGCACTCCGGCGGCGACGATGGACGGACAGGTCGCGCCCGAGGTGATGGACGACCGCCTTCAGCGCCTGCAAGCCGCTCTCAATCGCGACCAGTCCGCCTTCAACGCCGCCTCTGTCGGCAAGCGGTGCGCCGTTCTGGTGGAGCGCAAGGGCAAGAAGCCCCGCCAATGGCTCGGCAAGTCGCCGTGGCTCCAGAGCGTGTGGTTCGAAGGCGATCATGCCATCGGTGACCTCGTGGAAGTCGAACTCGTCGAGGCCGGGCCCAACTCGCTCGCCGGACGGGTGTTGCAACCCGTCCACGCCTGACGCTTTTCCACCGCGTCGGCCGACCACCCGGCTTGCGCGCGGGCCATCGCGACCACATCTTGCGAATCGCACACGCGAAAGGAACGCTAGACTGGCTCGCAAACCCGCCCGCGCCGATGGCGCCATACCGTTCTCACCCGCCGCCCCGCGCCGGGCCCGGACGGAGATCACCTTCGACGAGCAGCGATTGCTCGGCCCGCTGTTCGGCCAGTTCGATGCGAACCTCGTCCAGGTCGAAAACCGGCTTGGCGTGTTCATCTCGGCCCGCGGCGACAAGGTGCAGATCGAAGGCAGCGACGATGCCGTCGCCCGCGCGCGCGATACGCTAAAGGCGATGTACGACCGGCTGGCGATGGGGCAGGAACTCGACGCAGGCGCAATCGAGGGGCTGATCGCGATGTCCAACGAACCGACGCTGGAAGGCATCGTGCGCGGCGGTGACAGCGCGCCGCCGGTGATGATTCGCACACGCCGCAAGACGATCGTCCCGCGCAGCGCCGGCCAGATCCCCTACATGCAGCAACTGGCGAGCCGCGACATCGTGTTCGCGCTCGGCCCGGCGGGTACCGGCAAGACCTATCTCGCGGTCGCGCAGGCGGTCAGCCAGCTCATCACCGGCAGCGTCCAGCGCCTCATCCTCAGCCGCCCGGCGGTCGAGGCGGGCGAGAAGCTCGGCTTCCTGCCCGGCGACATGAAGGACAAGGTCGATCCCTACCTGCGTCCACTCTACGACGCGCTCTACGACTGCCTGCCGCCCGAGCAGGTCGAGCGCCATCTCGCGAGCGGTGTGATCGAGGTCGCCCCCATCGCCTTCATGCGGGGTCGCACCCTGTCGGACGCGTTCATCATCCTCGACGAGGCGCAGAACACCACTCGCGAGCAGATGAAGATGTTCCTCACCCGCTTCGGCCAGAACAGCCGGATGATCGTGTGCGGCGACCCCCGGCAGGTCGACATTCCCGGCGGCGACCGGATGAGCGGTCTGGCCGATGCGGTCGACAAGCTGGAAGGCATCGAAGGCATAGCGGTCAGCCGCTTCACCGCCGCCGACGTCGTGCGCCATCCGATCGTCGGCCGCATCGTGGAGGCCTACGAAGGCCCGATCGACTGAGGTGACGCTCGACATCGATATCGAAGGCTGGCCTGCGTCTACCGACTGGGCAGACCTTGCCGAGCGCGCACGCGCGGCGGCCGAAACCGTCGCTCCCGAATTGGGGGGCGAACGGCTGTCCGCCAGCGTATTGTTTACGAACGACGCGCAGGTCCACGCTCTCAACCGCGAATGGCGCGGGAAGGACACGCCCACCAACGTGCTGTCCTTTCCGATGCTGGACCGCGCCGACCTCCTCGCGCTGCCCGCCGACGGTCCGCCCGAAATGCTCGGCGACATCGCGCTCGCTTACGAGACCTGCGAGCGCGAGGCTGGCGAGAAAGGCACTCCGTTGGACAGCCACGCGGCGCACCTGATCGTCCACGGCCTGCTCCACCTTGCCGGTCACGACCACATCGACCCGGCGGAAGGCGATGCGATGGAGGCGCTGGAGATCAAGGCGCTTGCCAGCATGGGTATCGCCAATCCATATGGGAACGACTGAACCTCAGGGGACTTTTTCAGGGGCCATGCCCGACACCGAATCCCAGACGGGAGAAGCGGACAGTAACCGCGGGCTCTGGCTCGCGATCCGCAAATTCTTCGACACCGACGACAACGAACGCTCCTTGCGCGAACAGCTCGAGGAAGCGATCGACGAGCACGAGGAAGGCGGCGAAACCGAAGGGTCCGCCGGCAAGGGCGACCTGTCGCCCGTCGAGCGGCAGATGCTGCGCAACCTCCTGCATTTCTCCGAACACGATGCCGACGACGTGGCCGTACCGCGGGGCGAGATCGTCGCGCTGAACGCGGCCGCCAGCTGGGATGAAGTCGTCGCTGCCTTCGCCGAGCACGGCCACTCGCGACTTCCGGTCTACCGCGAAACGCTCGACGAAGTCATCGGCATGATGCACATCAAGGATGTGTTCCCGATCATCGCGACGGGTGCCGCCCCGCCGGCGGACTGGACCACGCTGATGCGCCAGCCGCTGTTCGTGCCGCAGGCGCGCACCGCGCTCGACGTGCTGGCCGACATGCGCCAGCAGCGGGTCCACCTGGCGGTCGTGCTCGACGAATATTCGGGCACCGACGGCATCATCACGATCGAGGATCTGGTCGAGGAAATCGTCGGCGACATCGAGGACGAGCACGACGACGAGGCGGAGGAATGGATCGTCGCCCTGCCCGACGGCATGTGGGACTGCGACGCGCGCGCCGAACTCGACGATGTGGCCGAACGGATCGACCCGCGCCTTGCCGAGGTCGAGGAAGCGGTCGACACATTGGGCGGGCTCGCGTTCGTCCTGGCGGAATCGGTGCCGACCGCGGGCATGGCGCTGTCCCATCCCAGCGGCTGGACCCTGGAAGTGACCGATGCCGACGACACGCACGCCACCCGCCTGCGGCTCCATCCTCCGGTCGTCGAGGAAGTGGCGGAGGAGTAGGCGCGCTTTCGGTTCGATACGCGCGATTCGCGCTCGACAACGCCGCGGCGCCCTTCCATCGTTGCCGCCCATGACCCGTCGCCTGCCCCCCCTTCGCGCGCTCGAGGCGTTCCTGCGCGTGGTGCGCCTCGGCTCCGCCCGCGCGGCCGCGACGGAGCTCGGCCTCAGCCCGTCGGCCCTTTCGCGGCGGATCGGCACGCTGGAGGAATTCACCGGGCGCAAGCTGTTCACCCGGGCCCACCAGGCCATGCAGCTGACCGACGAAGGTCGCTCGTTCCACGATGCCGTCGCTCCGCACATCGAGGCGCTCGCTGCGGCGGTGGAGGCGCAGTCCGATGCCATCGGCGTCATGCGCCTGCATCTCGGCGTCCTGCCCCTGTTCGGCGGCCAGCGGCTGTTTCCCCGCCTGCCCGAACTGCGCAAGCTGCACCCGCGGCTTCACATCGACATCGACACCGGCCCGCACCTGCTGGACCGTGTGGGCGACACGCTGGACGCCGCCATCGTACTGATGGCCGAGCCCGAGAAATCGCTCCATGCGGTGCGGCTCGACCACAACTACGTATACGCGATCGCTTCGCAGGCATTGGCAGAAGAAATCGGCAAAACCCCGGATGCCAAGGTGCTGTCGAAGCAGACCTTCCTCGTCCATAACGAACTGCCCGACAGCTTCACCGCCTGGCGCGAGGCGATGGGCCTCAGGAATTTCGAGCCGGCGGCGATCGACCATTACGATTCCGGCCAGCTCATCCTCGAGGCGGCAGCGCAGGGACTGGGTGTCGCGATCATGCACGACGACCACATGAAACGCGCCGGAGACCGCCGGCTGGCGCGGCTGTTCGACGTCGATGTCGAGAGCCCCTATTCCTATTGGTTCGTCTGCCGCCCGCGCGATCTCGAACAGCGCCCGGTGCGCCTGTTCCACGAATGGCTGATCGGCGCAGGGCTGTAAGGAACGCAACCGGCAGTTCGTGGGTTCGCGCATCATGAACAGGATCGAAAAAGAACAGGCCGCCTATCGCAACGCCAGGCCCAGCATGCTGGGCCGCGGGATCGAGCGGCTGACGAACCCCTTCGGCAAGGCCATCGCCAGCGTCGTCCCGAACTCCGTCGTGGAGGCCGTGGTCAAGGGTATCGACCGCGCGGCCGGGTCGCCGTCGTTGGCCAAGCTTCGCCACGATCCCGCCGATCTGGAATCGAGCCGTGCGGCGGCCCGCCGGATCGAGCGCCTCTACAAGAACGTGAACGGTGCGACGGGCGCGGCAGCCGGTTTCGGCGGCGCGATCTCGGCAGGTCTCGACGTGCCTGCGACCATCGCCCTCGCTCTGCGGAACATCCGCGATACGGGGCGCGCCTTCGGTTACGAGGGCGGCGGAGAAGCGGAGAAGGTGTTCCGACTGCAGATCCTCGAACTCGCCGCGATCGACGATCCGGACCTGCGCGCCGACCGCATCGCCGCGCTGGAAGCGGCAATCGAGCCGGGCGGCACGCTGCGGCCTGTGACCGGCGATACCTCGACGCCCATGGTCGATGCGGTGGTGGAACGCATCAGTCGTGCGATCGCGTTCGCCAGTTTCCGCAAGCGGCTCGGCATGCTGGTGCCGGTTGCCGGTTCGGCGGTCGGCCTGATGGTCAACCGGTCGTTTCAGGAAGACGTGTCGAAGGCGGCGCGCTTCGCATTCCAGGCGCGCCGCCTCCGGGCACAGGCGACTTAGGAAACGGTCGCCTTCACGATCTTGCCGGGTTCGCGCGGCGGCTCGCCCTTGGGCAGCGCGTCCACGTGTTCCATGCCGCTCTCGACCTGACCCCACACGGTGTACTGCTTGTCGAGGAAGCGCGCGTCGTCGAAGCAGATGAAGAACTGGCTGTTCGCGCTGTCGGGGTTGTTGGTCCGCGCCATCGAGCAGGTGCCGCGCACGTGCGGCTCGGAATTGAATTCCTGCTTGAGGTCGGGCTTGTCGCTGCCGCTCATGCCGGTGCCGGTCGGGTCGCCGCCCTGCGCCATGAAGCCCGGGATGACGCGGTGGAACTTCACCCCGTCGTAGAATCCGTCGTTGGCGAGTTCGGTGATGCGCGCGACGTGATTGGGCGCGAGGTCCGGGCGCAGCTTGATGACGACGTCGCCGCCTTCTCCGTTGCCGGTGTCCAGGGTAAAGGTCAGGGTGTCGGCCATCGGTATCTCCTTGTGTGACTCGGCGCCGGATATAGGCACCTCCACCGCGAAGTCACCCGTGCGCTTGCGTTTCCGGAAGCCCCGCTTAAGGCCACGCGCATGGCGGACGAGCAGCTCTTGATCGAAGACGACCTGCGCCCCGGCGAGGAAGCCGGCCGCCCCGACGACCGGGTCGACGACGAACGCCACGACGAGGACAACCGGCTGAAGCCCGAATACGTCCGCAGCGTCGTCGAGGCGATCGATGCCGAGGACAAGGCCCGCGCCTACGACCTCGTCGAGCCGCTGCACCCGGCCGACGTGGCCGACCTGTTCGAAATCCTCGACGCCGACGATCGTCCGCGTCTCGCCGCGGCGATCTCCGACCTGCTTTCGGGCGAGGTGATCGCCGAACTCAACGATCACGTTCGCGAGGACATGATCGAGGCGCTGCCCGCCCACGCGGTCGCCGGCATCGCCGAACAGCTCGACACCGACGACGCGGTCC
This window harbors:
- a CDS encoding GNAT family N-acetyltransferase, with translation MKDDLDRIMDVMAAAFAPEWGEAWTRRQVSDSLAFPHTHYRLIDVYGAIPASADPAAGFTLVRSAPGEEELLLIAVAPQWRGHGLGGALLADVVRQARTRNAERIFLEMRENNSARLLYERHGFEPIGRRPAYYRKPDGSRIDAITFGYTIAD
- a CDS encoding MucR family transcriptional regulator, with amino-acid sequence METLETDMTETLITLTSDIVAAHVSNNNVEVGDVPELITTVYQALSGLGGAAPVEEEKLEPAVSVRSSVKKDHLVCLEDGKKMKMLKRHLMTEHGMTPDEYRARWGLGADYPMVAPDYAETRRDLAVKIGLGRKPGQKRGRKKKSDA
- a CDS encoding Fur family transcriptional regulator; translation: MHQTIDLEQLCADRGLRITEQRRVIARVLSESEDHPDVEQVHTRASAIDPKISIATVYRTVRLFEEAGILDRHDFGDGRARYEAAPEAHHDHLIDVETGKVVEFVDPELEALQRQIAEKLGYRLVDHRMELYGVRLDRES
- a CDS encoding lysophospholipid acyltransferase family protein; this translates as MDRALPAPRIQPLGWGLIGFRLLLMLLMLVVCTPLHFAWRAVGAGRWWPRIFLSAIGAIAGLHIRTEGRAVPGALLLSNHVSWLDIPALAHTAGSAFVAHDGLAAFPFLKWLCEMNDTVFIARHDRASVAEQAGHVRAAMAARGRLTLFPEGTTSDGTSPIAFKSSLLSALEPLPEGVAVQPVALVYEDAERIAWVGEEHGLDNFKRILARLRPIRLTVRFLPPLGGAELAGRKAISAAARSAIAGTMAR
- the miaB gene encoding tRNA (N6-isopentenyl adenosine(37)-C2)-methylthiotransferase MiaB — translated: MQTSPPPRTYRVKSFGCQMNVYDGERMAELLAAQGISPAPEGEDADLVVLNTCHIREKAAEKVYSDIGRIVKSGDKAGRKPLIAVAGCVAQAEGEEIMARAPAVGMVVGPQAYHRLPEMLERAVAGERASDTDMPAIAKFDALPERRKIGPSAFLTVQEGCDKFCTYCVVPYTRGAEISRPFASLIDEAHRLVDAGAREITLLGQNVNAWSGEDAAGRAVGLDGLIRELATLPGLQRIRYTTSHPADVTDGLIAAHGEVAKLMPFLHLPVQSGSDRVLRAMNRSHTADGYLRLLDRFRDARPDIAISGDFIVGFPGETEAEFADTLKLVETVGYAQCFSFKYSPRPGTPAATMDGQVAPEVMDDRLQRLQAALNRDQSAFNAASVGKRCAVLVERKGKKPRQWLGKSPWLQSVWFEGDHAIGDLVEVELVEAGPNSLAGRVLQPVHA
- a CDS encoding PhoH family protein produces the protein MARKPARADGAIPFSPAAPRRARTEITFDEQRLLGPLFGQFDANLVQVENRLGVFISARGDKVQIEGSDDAVARARDTLKAMYDRLAMGQELDAGAIEGLIAMSNEPTLEGIVRGGDSAPPVMIRTRRKTIVPRSAGQIPYMQQLASRDIVFALGPAGTGKTYLAVAQAVSQLITGSVQRLILSRPAVEAGEKLGFLPGDMKDKVDPYLRPLYDALYDCLPPEQVERHLASGVIEVAPIAFMRGRTLSDAFIILDEAQNTTREQMKMFLTRFGQNSRMIVCGDPRQVDIPGGDRMSGLADAVDKLEGIEGIAVSRFTAADVVRHPIVGRIVEAYEGPID
- the ybeY gene encoding rRNA maturation RNase YbeY, which produces MTLDIDIEGWPASTDWADLAERARAAAETVAPELGGERLSASVLFTNDAQVHALNREWRGKDTPTNVLSFPMLDRADLLALPADGPPEMLGDIALAYETCEREAGEKGTPLDSHAAHLIVHGLLHLAGHDHIDPAEGDAMEALEIKALASMGIANPYGND
- a CDS encoding hemolysin family protein, with product MPDTESQTGEADSNRGLWLAIRKFFDTDDNERSLREQLEEAIDEHEEGGETEGSAGKGDLSPVERQMLRNLLHFSEHDADDVAVPRGEIVALNAAASWDEVVAAFAEHGHSRLPVYRETLDEVIGMMHIKDVFPIIATGAAPPADWTTLMRQPLFVPQARTALDVLADMRQQRVHLAVVLDEYSGTDGIITIEDLVEEIVGDIEDEHDDEAEEWIVALPDGMWDCDARAELDDVAERIDPRLAEVEEAVDTLGGLAFVLAESVPTAGMALSHPSGWTLEVTDADDTHATRLRLHPPVVEEVAEE
- a CDS encoding LysR substrate-binding domain-containing protein, with the translated sequence MTRRLPPLRALEAFLRVVRLGSARAAATELGLSPSALSRRIGTLEEFTGRKLFTRAHQAMQLTDEGRSFHDAVAPHIEALAAAVEAQSDAIGVMRLHLGVLPLFGGQRLFPRLPELRKLHPRLHIDIDTGPHLLDRVGDTLDAAIVLMAEPEKSLHAVRLDHNYVYAIASQALAEEIGKTPDAKVLSKQTFLVHNELPDSFTAWREAMGLRNFEPAAIDHYDSGQLILEAAAQGLGVAIMHDDHMKRAGDRRLARLFDVDVESPYSYWFVCRPRDLEQRPVRLFHEWLIGAGL
- a CDS encoding EcsC family protein, yielding MNRIEKEQAAYRNARPSMLGRGIERLTNPFGKAIASVVPNSVVEAVVKGIDRAAGSPSLAKLRHDPADLESSRAAARRIERLYKNVNGATGAAAGFGGAISAGLDVPATIALALRNIRDTGRAFGYEGGGEAEKVFRLQILELAAIDDPDLRADRIAALEAAIEPGGTLRPVTGDTSTPMVDAVVERISRAIAFASFRKRLGMLVPVAGSAVGLMVNRSFQEDVSKAARFAFQARRLRAQAT
- a CDS encoding peptidylprolyl isomerase, with protein sequence MADTLTFTLDTGNGEGGDVVIKLRPDLAPNHVARITELANDGFYDGVKFHRVIPGFMAQGGDPTGTGMSGSDKPDLKQEFNSEPHVRGTCSMARTNNPDSANSQFFICFDDARFLDKQYTVWGQVESGMEHVDALPKGEPPREPGKIVKATVS